The sequence ATCCCTGCTGCAACCCCTAAACTTCATGTATTagagaattattttttttttaggggggggggggcggcgGTGGTAGAAAAATGTATTAGAGAGAATGAAAGAGACAATCCAAATATAACAAATGTATAGAGTTGAAGTTTTTGACTGTTTTATCGAAAGAAGAGGAAAGGATGTAAaagatttattaatttttttggtaacaatCATATATCAACATATGAAAGGTTGTATAACATCAAACCATAATATAAATGGAGTCTATCATGGCAATGCAATAGGAAGTATGAATAAATGCTGaatgaaaatgataaagaaaaatactGGTAGCTTAACATTctaatggaaacaaaaaaataaaaggtaataTCAGTTCATatgctgagagagagagagagaggtgtagAGATATGCTTAATTGGAACAATAAGAGTCATTATACATGgtaataagaaaatgaaagaagaggaaagagagTATAGATATTATGGTAATaggataatgaaaaaaaaaaaaaaaagacgaaaGAGAGCATAGATCTTTAGGTTTATGGAAGggcaaaaaaaaacataaattgttttaaatccaaatttcataatatataattagattTGTGTTTTAGGagtgaggggggggggggaaccgaaaaaaggaaaaaaaaaattttaaaaaagggaggaaagagtggttttgtttttttcttaagaagCATAGATTTTGTTAGGGGTGATTTAGTTATGGTAAAACATGACTTTTGGgttacttaaaaaaatctattggaaaaaaaaaaaaaaggaaaaaaattgatggaGTATTTAAGTTTATAGTGGATATTAATTATAATGGTGGAACTTATAGTGCATATTGTTGACACATGCTAAAAATATTGACATGTTTCCATAATTGTTTGCCACATGGTGTTATTTGTCATATCATATCTAATAAATGGAAGAAGTTAcaactagggatggcaatggggcggggcggggccgaaggatggcGTCTTCGTCCCCGCCCcacatggttttgtcttgccccatTCCCGCCCCGTCTTGCATGACGGGGaatactttctcaccccatccccgccccttggggccccacgaagccccgccccaccctgtaaaactctactttttgttaatttaccctacaactagtacaatttttttaatgaaacctatttcattaataaaaatatacttgaaattacaactaaatttatcccatcaaatcaaatcaattttttctaaaaattgaataatatatccaagtgtttaacaagacaatcattaaaaataaataaataaataaataaataaaaatctcatagtataacacataacaaaataaaggcagagaaTCACATTGGGTggaataaaatatgctaatattaatatgtttgtttaaatagtagggttttagaaTATGAAAAGTTTACAATTATAACCTTTAGTAACACAGGGCAGGACGGGGAGGGGCGGGGcagggtgggtctaaaaagtctaaacccatccccgcctcgccccgtggtgcggggctaaaatcttgccctaTCCCCACCCAACGCCTTTGCGGGGCAGGGAAAACCTGCGCAgggcgaagcggggaggggcgggttaagcggggcggggaaaaattgccatccctagttaCAAGTGATAGAGGAGGTGAGGAGGTTGTAATCTATTTGTGACTATCAGAATtctatgggtccgtttggattgaacttatttttgctgaaactgaaaactgaaaacatgtagcaaaataatttttaaatgtgtgaatagtgtcgtggaacccatgaacaatgcatgaacagtgTTTTTGGTTCCCTGTATAGTAAAATCATGTGATATTACTGTTCACgcgcagggaaaaaaaaagtctgaaaacGCAAAACGTAAACACCACATTCAGTTGAATCCAAACGGGTATAATATAATAGTGGCATTTGAAGAGTTTGGGTTAATGGAAATACACATGATAGAATTGGAGATAGGGTAACACCTGAATTTAAGGAGATGCTCAATAAATGTCAACCagtaaatctaaaaataaaaaataaaataagaaaataaatgatgacatagtatatatatatttgtcataTCATACCTAATAAATGGAAGAAGTTACAACAGATAGAGGAGATGAGAAttggcgtccgctcctgataatagctctttatcatcagaccaagacactaatcaatttttggtgtagacgggaattgaaccccagatctcttatacaatcatcagagactttaccaattaaacaaactggaacccacaatacgcttcaacttttaaatatatatatatatatacatatattgatatagatatagatgacGAATATCACATCACTTTACTTATCATATACTATATCCAATTGTATTGGAGCAAGCAAAATGGATAGCCTCACCTTTTAACGTGTACAAGGTTAATTTTGATAGTGGTATGCAAAGGGCGTGCTCAGGTGGGTGGACTAGGTGTGGTGATTAGAGATCACCATGGAGATGTAGCTGCTGCATTGTGGCTGCGAGGATGGCATTGTCTTTTGGTAAAGATTTGGGTCTTCAGCACATAATCTTGGAATGTGATCCTTGTTAATTGTTGCAGGAGGAATCTCCTCCTTGCATAGTCAAGCAATTTTTCTGCAACTTTGTTATTTCCACATTCTCTAATAATCTCAAGATTCCCAACTCAAAATAAACTATAAGAAAAGACTGAAAAACATATCTCGTTTGAGTAAACATTCTTGGTCATTTGAGCCAATCTCCTTCCATTTGCGatgtcacctttttttttttcatccaacaGTTAATAGAAACTTAGGGTGCGTTTAGATgccgcttattttactgaaaactgaaaaaaaaaaaataaaaaaaaaataattttcgaGTTATTGTTCACACAAAAAACATTATTCATTTGTCTTAATACATTGTttatgtcccatgaacagtgttACATGCAAGGGAACACGCTTTGGAACAAGAACAAAGGGAGATTACCCGAGTAGTTATGAAAACGGACCGCATACCATTCCAAAAGAATGGAGCGAAGGTGCACCAACTTATTGACCGGGAAGGCTCCACAATGGAGAATCACTCTTTTGGTGGGGGAGTTTCGGGACGAAAGCGCAGAGTGCTCTATGGCTGGATTTCTCCCTAAAGTAGGTCATTCCTTTACTCGATGGGATATTCAATTAAGAAGAAGGAGTAGCCTAAGATGCAGATGAAAAGATGGCCAAAGATCTTATATTATCTGTCCCCTTTCTCCTCGGATCTGGCTAGCTTGAAGCTAACCAAACgctttcttcattttcaatGAGCTTTAGCTTTCCTTGAGTTGGCCCTGGGTCCTTGTCCTTAGGGCACTCTACTCTCTCTTTTCTAGGGGAAGAAGCCAAAGGAAAATGACACTAGCTAAACGCTTGACTCGCAAAAGTAGCGATACTGCTCTCACAGTATGACATAATATTCGTACCACAAAAAGCTACCAACTATGCCATCAGGAATCGAGTCAGGGCGCCGTGGCTAGAAGATCGTCATTGTACACGCTGTCATCACAGTCCTCTTTTTTCGGCTAGTTAAATGGTGAGCCATCACCTCGCCAGGAAAGACTTCAGTCTTTCTCGAGACCAAAATAGGTCAGTGCCTAAAATAAGGGGGAGGgtggtccaaaaaaaaaaaaaaaaaaccaaaaacgtAAATGTGATCTACGCAGACATGATCCAAACGCATACTTATtgacacactttttttttttagaattgacacatttatttttttataaagagttTTAACACAAGTCAATTTTTTATGTAGACGGGAATTGAATttcagatttcttattcaactatcaaaaactttatcaattgagctaactgaaacccacaaatgagtataaagaataaaataaacatttgaaaatattaaagacTAGGACAATTGTTAAGAGTAAAACAGAGgtaattaaactttttttccccaaaatttgaGATGTTTTACTTGATGAGTTAACAAGGCAATTTGGACTAATCGAGAATGGCCCttgataatatacatatatataaaataaaataaaaataaaaaataaaaatgatattggtacctaccaccaaattgtcaaaaatgtTGCTGGTAGCGAGGCACATAGTAGACATGTTATGGATGTCAGGACTCAGGGATGATTTAtagtaatttgaaatttgtcaCATGCCCTTTACCTCTTTACTTCTATCAAAAATTTGTAAACCTTCAAACAGTTTCACTAGCAGCTGTGGTGAGAGGAgattaagggtccatttggatacaattgaaaactaaaaactcaaaCTGAAAACtcaaactgaaaacactgtagcgaaataatttttaaatgtgtaaatagtgctgtgagacctatttttaatgaaaaagttgctaaaaagtgtaatttatgGGTCCATAAACCGTGCACGAAAATACTGTTCATAGAAAACTTGGTCAACAACTAtggcttgaaaaaaaaaaaaaaaaaaaaaaaaaaaaaaaaaaaaaagaagaagaagaagagaggaaaaCGTGGACGCGCAAAcgcggaatttttttttaaaataacaataaatattaaaaaatttagttaattgttatattttaaaacaattttgaaaaataacatctcgagtatctaaaactcgagtttcatcttgaaactcgagtttttaagtctcgattttgaaaaaaaaaattgcgctgaaaatcgagttttatagacttgatttccataaattgcaaaaaacgccgctatatggctttaaaacgtcactataggtattaaaaacgccactatagggcaccctaAACCTGGcacttacaaaaattttttgcaggaaaacgccgctatagggctttaaaacgtcactgtaaggcttaaaaacgccactataggtgaaattttttgaataaaactcgagtcttaaagactcgagatctatgtggcattttccCACTCAGAACGCGAGTCTTTAGCACTCGAGttctaatatggatctcgagttttaaaaactcgagatgctacttttcttaattgtttgaaaacatgcataacttactattttgaattACTGAAGGAATCTAATATGCACAATACCTCCGCAAACGCGCAATTCAAACACataccttaaaataaataatggcGGGCTAATGAAAGGGATGGGAAGAAAGTcaagaaaccaaaaacaaagaaaagtatATGACTATTTGTCGGCTTTGACGTTGCAATTACATATTGTTTCTTAGTCAAGTTCATGGCTGCCTCATTTGACTAATgctttaatataaattttttttttttttgggtaacaatatataattataattcgATTATATACATTATACAATATATATCAGCACCGGGGGGAAATACTAGCTGTAGCTTGTAATATTATCCCAattcattccttttttttctttttctttttttggatagatatgGATAAGATAAACAAAATGGGGAGGGGAGAAATTGATTCCcattaacttaattaataatatttcttaTTACCCATTAAGGACTTGGGTAGAAATAAATCTTCCTAAAATAGACAgatttaaatcttattgtatttcgtgtgtgtatgtatatatgtacaAAGAGTATTAGAATTTAATCAGATCAAAAAAAGAgtattagaatttaataatgCTTAACGGAAAATAAATGGGAGAGCTAGAGTCAAACATCTGCAAATCTTCAACTTTATAAACCAAAGTAGCTATTCAAAACTCAGTAGATTGAAGAGAATCACTTCCCTTTAGCTTCCTTGAAACAATTCCGTGACCAATTTCTAATGTCTACTAATCCTCCAAAAATCCGATACATCTCAGAGAGCTTTATCAAACCACAGTATGCTTCAGAAGAATCAAAGAGGCCCTTCTACCTCTCACCATGGGATCTTATCATGCTCTCTGCACACTATATCCAGAAGGGTCTTCTTTACAACAAACCACCAACAGCAAATGCCCAAGAAGACTTCATCAAAACTCTCTTGGACAGGCTTCAGCATTCCCTCTCTGTAACCCTTGTCCATTTCTACCCACTTGCAGGCCGCCTTGTgacacaaaaaaatgaaaacccacCTTCAagctttatttttgttgattgcAGTAACAGCCCTGGAGCTAAATTCATCCATGCAGATCTAGACATGACAATATCTGATATCCTTTCTCCCATTGATGTACCATCAATCGTTCAATCCTTTTTTGATCATGACAGGGCGGTCAACTATGATGGCCATACCAGGCCTTTGCTTTCCATTCAAGTGACAGAACTAAAAGATGGTATCTTTATAGGCTGTTCCATGAACCACTGCCTTGGCGATGGAACCTCTTATTGGCATTTCTTTAACACTTGGTCTGAGATCTTTCAGGTACAGGGAAACAGCATTTCTATCACACGCCCACCAATCCACAGGCGATGGTTTCCTGATGGTGTTAGTCCGATTATCAACCTCCCTTTCTCACACCAAGATGAGTTCATTTCCAGAGGTGAAGCaccaaaacttagagaaagaATGTTCCACTTCTCTTCCGAATCCATAGCAAAACTCAAAGCAAAAGCCAATGCAGAATCCAATACCAACAAGATCTCTTCCTTTCAATCCTTGTCTGCACTTGCCTGGAGGTGCATAACGCGTGCGCGTTGTCTACCACATGACCAGATAACACATTGCAGGTTGGCCACCAATAACAGGTCAAGAATGGAGCCATCCTTATCTGATGATTACTTTGGGAACTTGGCTTCCGTAGTGGGAGGAGTAACGACAGCTGGTGAATTGCTTGAACACAATCTTGGGTGGGTGGCATGGAAGTTGCACGAGGCTGTGGTCAACCACACTGACAAAGTTGTGCGTGACTCGGTTGATACCTGGCTGCAGTCTCCAATTGTTTTCCAACCTGCTCGGCTTTTTGATCCATACAGTGTAATGATGGGGAGTTCACCCAGGTTCAACATGTATGGGAATGAATTTGGAATGGGGAAAGCAGTGGCACTTCGCAGTGGGTATGCAAACAAGTTTGATGGGAAAGTGTCCTCATACCCAGGTTACGAAGGAGGAGGAAGCATTGATTTGGAGGTGTGCCTTCCACCAGATTCAATGAGCTCTCTTGAGTCTGATAAGGAGTTCATGGATGCTGTCTCTCTGTCCCACCAGCTGCCCTAGTATCCAATGCTCTATACCATTCAGACGAACAAGCCAAATCTTTCTTTTGTGAGGAAGGAGTATGTATCAAATATGTGATATTCATCTGCAGACTGTATCAAATATGTTATATGACATGCTACATACTCATGCAATAGGTATTGTTTAAGTGTAAAATAGTAGCTACTAATATAGCAAATGAAAGATTAAAGCTCTACTCTTTTAAAATTAGTCCCTCAGATTACATCACccgtagcacaaaaaaaaaaaaaaaaagctaaaaacagTAGGCTTATTTGAGAATCTCAAGTGAAACTCAACTTCATACATATTTTATTTCCAATACTTGGGTCATGTTACTGCTCACTCATTTATCTTTAACCATTTAGACCCCCTTCTTATGAGCTCTTCCATTCTGAAAATTGCATGTAACAAAATATGAACAATTCAACCtaagcaataaataaactttttagTTTCTATCTCGTCTGTATCATAGCATTGGCTTCTTTTAAGAATTGTGAACTGAATC is a genomic window of Quercus lobata isolate SW786 chromosome 2, ValleyOak3.0 Primary Assembly, whole genome shotgun sequence containing:
- the LOC115974156 gene encoding protein ENHANCED PSEUDOMONAS SUSCEPTIBILITY 1-like, whose product is MSTNPPKIRYISESFIKPQYASEESKRPFYLSPWDLIMLSAHYIQKGLLYNKPPTANAQEDFIKTLLDRLQHSLSVTLVHFYPLAGRLVTQKNENPPSSFIFVDCSNSPGAKFIHADLDMTISDILSPIDVPSIVQSFFDHDRAVNYDGHTRPLLSIQVTELKDGIFIGCSMNHCLGDGTSYWHFFNTWSEIFQVQGNSISITRPPIHRRWFPDGVSPIINLPFSHQDEFISRGEAPKLRERMFHFSSESIAKLKAKANAESNTNKISSFQSLSALAWRCITRARCLPHDQITHCRLATNNRSRMEPSLSDDYFGNLASVVGGVTTAGELLEHNLGWVAWKLHEAVVNHTDKVVRDSVDTWLQSPIVFQPARLFDPYSVMMGSSPRFNMYGNEFGMGKAVALRSGYANKFDGKVSSYPGYEGGGSIDLEVCLPPDSMSSLESDKEFMDAVSLSHQLP